From one Brevibacterium sp. 'Marine' genomic stretch:
- a CDS encoding HIRAN domain-containing protein codes for MSSAEDSSQALPSDGVYRRPRHEYLRPQRSLDLGALPDQGFFNIAGTDFYEERIVALSDNSLKVELVPEPGNPWDKTAVSVEHGGTRLGYMPSKLASSYFPLIVTFNSLGFAVFTNARITDGNEWSSNRLTVEVRFSGLSLVTLLRMWSGTFEVARAVFATLPLDDDGKYSLFNLWSDLETTVLERAHEIADAVDIHSDSVVSIQSSCNSRSFLDYPFPHRSVFRLIQKTERIRRIRLKRIRRALNVELASRMVSEGMTRVAIGKVLDVSSGTVTRYLSERTGQTSEPVDDELEYAVPTGEWAGAYETALASAIEAAVPLDRVWPVRIVEAKHCSGGVMSYYECCVLARLLVDAGLTPALIADLLKIDVDSIGALVADAYFYDDPSSDRARNLAIEQFRESGASIAYRPRSAEEADAITPQVFHDHLSLLIRNYYKGTLGLQSLRSKAERAIQAAVADRRLNSVTPDTLSLDEKDSILALADQLWTPSEIGDECQLPEAVVRIVISDSGKRVWTLNDRSALERAYRCFDALNLKRSGFTYAEIASHLKVGRSSVKGLLRDGRRYEELADGGESSVNLSGRSAAVLYGLRRQ; via the coding sequence ATGAGCTCAGCAGAAGACAGTAGTCAAGCGCTACCAAGTGATGGAGTCTACCGTCGACCACGACACGAATACCTCCGGCCGCAGAGGTCCTTGGATCTCGGGGCGCTTCCAGACCAAGGGTTCTTCAACATTGCCGGTACCGACTTCTACGAGGAGCGGATCGTCGCTCTGTCAGATAATAGTCTGAAAGTTGAACTGGTGCCGGAACCCGGTAATCCATGGGATAAGACTGCGGTTTCGGTTGAGCACGGCGGTACACGTCTCGGCTACATGCCGTCGAAACTTGCCTCTTCGTACTTCCCGCTGATCGTGACGTTCAACAGTTTGGGATTTGCGGTATTCACGAACGCGCGAATCACCGATGGCAACGAGTGGTCATCGAATCGCTTGACTGTCGAAGTGAGATTTTCGGGCCTCTCACTGGTGACCCTGCTGCGCATGTGGAGCGGAACTTTCGAAGTTGCCCGGGCCGTCTTCGCGACCCTACCTCTCGATGATGATGGAAAGTATAGCCTGTTCAACCTGTGGTCGGACCTCGAAACGACAGTGTTGGAGCGTGCTCACGAAATAGCTGATGCTGTGGATATACATAGCGATTCGGTCGTCAGCATTCAAAGCTCATGCAATAGTAGGTCATTTCTTGACTACCCGTTCCCACATCGCTCTGTTTTCAGACTGATCCAGAAGACTGAAAGAATCCGTCGAATCAGGTTGAAAAGAATTCGCCGAGCACTGAACGTTGAACTGGCCAGTCGAATGGTGTCAGAGGGCATGACACGAGTAGCTATTGGCAAGGTACTTGATGTTTCTTCAGGCACAGTGACTCGATATCTCAGCGAGCGTACTGGCCAAACTTCGGAACCGGTCGACGATGAACTTGAATACGCAGTTCCTACCGGTGAGTGGGCTGGTGCATATGAAACAGCGTTGGCTTCGGCAATAGAGGCGGCCGTGCCGCTAGATCGCGTATGGCCAGTGAGAATTGTCGAGGCGAAGCATTGTAGCGGTGGGGTGATGAGCTACTACGAGTGCTGCGTTCTGGCCCGACTCCTCGTCGATGCAGGGCTGACGCCTGCTCTAATCGCAGATCTCTTGAAAATCGACGTGGACTCAATCGGAGCTTTGGTCGCGGATGCCTACTTCTACGATGACCCGAGTTCCGACCGCGCCCGGAACTTAGCCATCGAACAATTTCGTGAGAGCGGAGCATCAATTGCATATCGTCCACGGTCTGCAGAAGAAGCCGATGCCATCACTCCGCAGGTATTCCATGACCACCTCAGCCTTCTGATTCGGAACTACTACAAGGGGACCCTGGGCTTGCAGTCGTTACGAAGCAAAGCGGAGCGTGCGATACAAGCAGCCGTTGCAGACAGGAGACTCAACTCCGTTACACCGGACACGCTTAGCCTAGACGAAAAGGACAGCATTCTTGCGCTCGCTGACCAGTTGTGGACTCCCTCAGAAATCGGGGACGAGTGCCAACTCCCGGAGGCGGTAGTACGAATAGTGATCAGCGACAGCGGGAAACGCGTTTGGACTCTCAACGACCGTTCGGCACTTGAGCGTGCATACCGTTGTTTCGACGCCCTCAATTTGAAGAGATCGGGTTTCACCTATGCTGAGATTGCTTCTCATCTCAAAGTGGGTCGATCGTCAGTTAAAGGCCTCCTTCGAGATGGCAGACGCTATGAAGAGCTTGCTGATGGTGGTGAATCATCGGTGAATCTGTCCGGCCGCTCCGCCGCTGTCCTTTACGGGCTTCGCCGTCAATGA
- the ftsX gene encoding permease-like cell division protein FtsX — translation MRAGFILSEVWSGLRRNFSMVISVVLVTFVSLLFVGAAILLQMQVGQMKDFWYDRVQVSVFLCPPDSEATNCVDGEVTGDQKDQIRAELESSDLAPYVDKVYFEDKTEAYEHFQEQFKGTSLEGTVPKDEMNESFRVKLKDAEKYDIIKETFSSTPGVEEVVDQNQLLDRLFGVLNIATIVAIAIAGIMLLCAMLLIATTIRLSAFSRRRETGIMRLVGASNTFIQMPFLLEGVIASAIGATLSAGALGLLVRFGVSGWLQSQATGFSLISGWDVLLITPVLIIIGVLMAGASSLITLNKYTKV, via the coding sequence ATGAGGGCCGGTTTCATCCTCTCCGAAGTCTGGTCGGGCCTGCGCCGGAACTTCTCCATGGTCATCTCCGTCGTGCTCGTGACCTTCGTGTCCCTGCTCTTCGTCGGAGCCGCGATCCTGCTGCAGATGCAGGTCGGGCAGATGAAGGACTTCTGGTACGACCGTGTGCAGGTCTCAGTGTTCCTGTGCCCGCCGGATTCGGAGGCGACGAACTGCGTCGACGGTGAGGTCACTGGAGACCAGAAGGACCAGATCCGGGCCGAACTCGAAAGCTCCGATCTGGCCCCCTATGTCGACAAGGTCTACTTCGAGGACAAGACCGAGGCCTACGAACACTTCCAGGAGCAGTTCAAGGGCACCAGCCTCGAAGGCACCGTGCCCAAGGACGAGATGAACGAGTCCTTCCGGGTCAAGCTCAAGGACGCCGAGAAGTACGACATCATCAAGGAGACGTTCTCGTCGACTCCCGGGGTCGAAGAGGTCGTCGACCAGAACCAGCTGCTCGATCGACTGTTCGGGGTGCTCAACATCGCGACCATCGTGGCGATCGCGATCGCCGGCATCATGCTGCTGTGCGCGATGCTGCTCATCGCCACCACCATCCGACTCTCCGCGTTCTCCAGACGCAGGGAGACCGGCATCATGCGACTGGTCGGTGCGTCGAACACCTTCATCCAGATGCCGTTCCTGCTCGAGGGGGTCATCGCCTCGGCCATCGGGGCGACCCTGTCCGCCGGTGCCCTGGGGCTGCTCGTCCGCTTCGGAGTCAGCGGCTGGCTGCAGTCGCAGGCCACGGGATTCAGTCTCATCTCCGGATGGGACGTCCTCCTCATCACCCCCGTGCTCATCATCATCGGTGTGCTCATGGCCGGAGCCTCGTCGCTGATCACGCTGAACAAGTACACGAAGGTCTGA
- a CDS encoding M23 family metallopeptidase: protein MRRRLGLVVTAAALAVIMPVTSVVADPRDDKGEVDERVKELQQEFEGLDEELARVIAERDAAQEKLPDAEAESKAADDALAKAIEKDEDMAARLTSAENAQKDLKDTIKSGTEEIDKHKTSAARIGRQAYQNSGITSDLAMLLQMAEGTSADGGIGRVDSAVRSQQRTIDKLSEQRALNKNNEERLSGVTEKISDLKDEAAEAVLAKEAAQVDAKKKADSLNDLISAKDDAEKTISDNKAKTEKQLADEKAEQDRLAKKVREWEKEQEKKGKFVFGDGDLANPAKGYPTTSPFGYRVHPITGARKLHTGMDFGVPCGTPIRAAGDGIVVTSGWTGGYGNRVVISHGKIKGDSIASTYNHNTKLKVRDGQRVKKGDIISYSGTTGASTGCHLHFEIMKNGTYVDPKPFIF, encoded by the coding sequence ATGAGACGCAGACTCGGACTCGTCGTCACGGCCGCCGCACTGGCGGTGATCATGCCGGTCACCTCGGTGGTGGCCGACCCGCGCGACGACAAAGGCGAGGTCGACGAACGCGTCAAGGAACTCCAGCAGGAGTTCGAAGGCCTCGACGAGGAACTCGCCCGCGTCATCGCCGAACGCGACGCCGCGCAGGAGAAGCTGCCGGATGCCGAAGCCGAATCGAAGGCCGCCGACGATGCGCTGGCGAAGGCGATCGAGAAGGACGAGGACATGGCCGCGCGCCTGACCTCGGCGGAGAATGCGCAGAAAGACCTCAAGGACACGATCAAGTCCGGCACCGAGGAGATCGACAAGCACAAGACCTCGGCCGCGCGCATCGGGCGGCAGGCCTACCAGAACTCGGGCATCACCTCTGATCTGGCGATGCTTCTGCAGATGGCCGAGGGCACGAGTGCCGACGGCGGTATCGGCCGCGTCGACTCTGCGGTGCGGTCCCAGCAGCGCACGATCGACAAACTCTCCGAACAGCGGGCGCTGAACAAGAACAACGAAGAGCGGCTCTCGGGCGTGACCGAGAAGATCTCCGACCTCAAGGACGAAGCCGCCGAGGCGGTGCTGGCCAAGGAGGCCGCACAGGTCGATGCGAAGAAGAAGGCCGACAGCCTCAACGATCTCATCTCCGCGAAGGACGATGCGGAGAAGACCATCTCCGACAACAAGGCCAAGACCGAGAAGCAGCTGGCCGACGAGAAGGCCGAGCAGGATCGTCTGGCCAAGAAGGTCCGGGAATGGGAGAAGGAGCAGGAGAAGAAGGGCAAGTTCGTCTTCGGTGACGGAGACTTGGCCAATCCTGCCAAGGGATACCCGACGACGTCGCCGTTCGGATACCGCGTCCACCCGATCACAGGCGCACGGAAACTGCACACCGGAATGGACTTCGGTGTCCCCTGCGGAACCCCGATCCGTGCGGCCGGCGACGGGATCGTCGTCACCTCCGGCTGGACCGGCGGCTACGGCAATCGCGTTGTCATCTCCCACGGCAAGATCAAGGGCGATTCGATCGCGTCGACCTACAACCACAACACGAAGCTCAAGGTCCGCGACGGGCAGAGGGTCAAGAAGGGCGACATCATCTCGTACTCCGGTACGACGGGCGCGTCGACCGGTTGCCACCTGCACTTCGAGATCATGAAGAACGGCACCTACGTCGATCCCAAACCCTTCATCTTCTAA
- the prfB gene encoding peptide chain release factor 2 — protein MASTDYSSEIANLRQTYKAILDVSDLDNLRDEVAELTEQASSPTFWDDPDSAQKTSAKLSHKQGTLEKLEKFGQRIDDAELLVEMSQDEGDSDSLEEADRDIRKLRDQLAELEISTLLSHEYDERSAVVTVRSGAGGDDATDWAQMLTRMYVRWAENRGYKVQELDTSYAEGAGIKSATIQIDAPYAYGTLSVEAGTHRLVRISPFDNQGRRQTSFAAVEVVPLIESTDHVEVDENDLRIDVYRSSGPGGQSVNTTDSAVRITHIPTGVVVSMQNEKSQIQNREAAMRVLQSRLLDLKRQEEAAQKKELAGDIKASWGDQMRSYVTHPYQMVKDLRTGYEVNNPSAVFDGDLDGLIEAGIRWRKEQEMAEEAEA, from the coding sequence ATGGCCTCCACTGATTACTCTTCTGAAATCGCCAACCTCCGCCAGACGTACAAAGCGATTCTCGACGTGTCCGATCTGGACAATCTGCGCGACGAGGTTGCCGAGCTCACGGAGCAGGCGTCGTCGCCGACATTCTGGGACGACCCCGACTCGGCACAGAAGACCTCGGCCAAGCTCTCGCACAAGCAGGGCACCCTGGAGAAGCTCGAGAAGTTCGGGCAGCGCATCGACGATGCCGAGCTGCTCGTCGAGATGTCCCAGGACGAAGGTGACTCGGATTCGCTCGAAGAGGCCGACCGCGACATCAGGAAGCTGCGCGATCAGCTGGCCGAACTCGAGATCTCGACCCTGCTCAGCCACGAATACGATGAGCGCTCCGCCGTTGTGACCGTGCGGTCGGGTGCCGGCGGCGACGACGCGACCGACTGGGCGCAGATGCTCACCCGTATGTACGTCCGGTGGGCGGAGAACCGCGGCTACAAGGTGCAGGAGCTCGACACCTCCTATGCCGAAGGTGCAGGCATCAAGTCCGCGACCATCCAGATCGACGCGCCCTATGCCTATGGCACGCTGTCGGTCGAAGCCGGCACCCACCGCCTGGTGCGCATCAGCCCCTTCGACAACCAGGGACGCCGTCAGACATCATTCGCTGCCGTCGAGGTGGTCCCGCTCATCGAGTCGACGGACCATGTCGAGGTCGACGAGAACGATCTGCGCATCGACGTCTACCGGTCCTCGGGCCCCGGCGGACAGTCGGTGAACACGACTGACTCGGCCGTGCGCATCACGCACATCCCCACCGGTGTGGTCGTGAGCATGCAGAACGAGAAGTCTCAGATCCAGAACCGTGAAGCTGCGATGCGTGTCCTCCAGTCCCGCCTCCTCGACCTCAAGCGCCAGGAAGAGGCCGCGCAGAAGAAGGAGCTGGCCGGCGACATCAAGGCCAGCTGGGGCGACCAGATGCGCTCGTATGTGACCCATCCGTACCAGATGGTCAAGGACCTGCGCACCGGCTACGAGGTCAACAACCCCTCGGCGGTCTTCGACGGCGACCTCGACGGACTCATCGAAGCCGGCATCCGCTGGCGCAAGGAACAGGAGATGGCCGAAGAGGCCGAGGCCTGA
- a CDS encoding SdpI family protein, producing MFYPPLIGYLVLAVVCIALVLVIRGDRLPRNRAIGIRTAKTMRSDAAWRAGHRATVPWLITISIIAGGFACALSGVESFAWPTALGDVLAVAGWLVILGLFIGVWTTADRAAKSAED from the coding sequence ATGTTCTATCCGCCGCTGATCGGCTATCTCGTCCTCGCCGTAGTCTGCATCGCTCTCGTGCTCGTCATCCGCGGCGACCGCCTGCCCCGCAATCGTGCGATCGGGATCCGGACAGCCAAGACGATGCGGTCCGACGCTGCCTGGCGGGCCGGTCACCGTGCGACAGTTCCTTGGCTCATCACCATCAGCATCATCGCCGGCGGATTCGCATGTGCGTTGTCAGGCGTGGAGTCCTTTGCCTGGCCGACGGCTCTCGGAGACGTTCTCGCGGTCGCAGGGTGGCTGGTCATCCTCGGACTCTTCATCGGTGTCTGGACCACTGCCGACCGCGCGGCAAAGTCCGCAGAGGACTGA
- the ftsE gene encoding cell division ATP-binding protein FtsE, which translates to MIRFDSVSKSYDTRSRKALDDISFEADRGEFVFLVGASGSGKSTVIRLILREEVPSAGRIHIAGKSVVKMPSWKVPYLRRGIGTVFQDFRLLPNKTVFANVAFALQVIGKSRAAMSTLVPDVLETVGLAGKEKRYPSELSGGEQQRVAIARAVVNKPGILLADEPTGNLDPATSADIMNVLEKINRNGTTVLMATHDGEIVNRMRRRVIELREGEIVRDVEEGTYGVAS; encoded by the coding sequence TTGATCAGATTCGACTCCGTTTCGAAGTCCTACGACACACGTTCCCGCAAAGCACTCGACGACATCTCGTTCGAGGCTGACCGCGGGGAATTCGTGTTCCTCGTCGGGGCTTCCGGTTCGGGAAAGTCCACGGTCATCCGACTCATTCTGCGTGAAGAGGTCCCCAGCGCCGGACGCATCCACATCGCCGGAAAGTCCGTGGTGAAGATGCCCAGCTGGAAGGTGCCCTACCTGCGGCGGGGGATCGGAACCGTGTTCCAGGACTTCCGCCTGCTGCCGAACAAGACCGTGTTCGCTAATGTGGCCTTCGCCCTCCAGGTGATCGGAAAATCCCGCGCGGCCATGTCGACGCTCGTCCCCGACGTCCTCGAGACCGTGGGCCTGGCCGGCAAGGAGAAGCGGTACCCCAGTGAGCTCTCCGGCGGTGAGCAGCAGCGTGTGGCCATTGCCCGCGCCGTGGTCAACAAACCCGGAATCCTCCTCGCCGACGAGCCGACGGGCAACCTCGACCCGGCCACGAGCGCAGACATTATGAACGTGCTGGAGAAGATCAACCGCAACGGCACCACCGTGCTCATGGCCACTCACGACGGAGAGATCGTCAACCGGATGCGCCGGCGGGTCATCGAACTGCGCGAAGGCGAAATCGTCCGCGACGTCGAAGAAGGCACCTACGGAGTCGCCTCATGA
- a CDS encoding globin domain-containing protein has translation MISRPAFTIVKDTLPVIGSAIGDITPIFYDRMFTARPDLLADLFNRGNQAQGEQQKALAGAIAAYASLLVSEDAPNIDAMMSRIANKHASLGITEDQYPIVYEHLFAAIGEVLGGAATPEVVDAWTEVYWDMANTLIAAERTLYAHHDVDPGDVWSDLVVTHRRQESPHTVSLLLARPDGGALPQARPGQYISVQVQLPDGARQIRQYSLTRTSSNDSWAVTIKAEPGCAEAGVPAGEVSNFIHGNVFEGDRVRCSLPYGDLVVEEAETPLLLVSAGIGCTPILGALNDLVSKESRREVTVLHADQSMASHAHRQEMAQLVAQLPGARMHHWYEQLGARGTSETVHEGFIDLAEVDVPVDAQVYLCGPPPFMKAVRRGLDALDVPEDNIHFEVFGPDTWATVPELVPA, from the coding sequence GTGATCTCCCGACCCGCTTTCACCATCGTCAAAGACACCCTTCCCGTCATCGGATCGGCCATCGGCGACATCACCCCGATCTTCTATGACCGGATGTTCACCGCCCGTCCCGACCTGCTTGCTGACCTGTTCAATCGCGGCAATCAGGCCCAAGGCGAACAGCAGAAGGCGCTGGCCGGCGCGATCGCCGCCTATGCCAGCCTGCTCGTGTCCGAGGATGCGCCGAACATCGACGCGATGATGAGCCGGATCGCGAACAAGCACGCCTCGCTGGGCATCACCGAAGACCAGTACCCGATCGTCTACGAGCACCTCTTCGCCGCCATCGGCGAGGTCCTCGGCGGAGCGGCCACCCCCGAGGTCGTGGACGCGTGGACCGAGGTCTACTGGGATATGGCGAATACCCTCATCGCCGCCGAACGTACGCTCTACGCCCACCACGACGTCGACCCCGGTGACGTCTGGTCCGACCTGGTCGTCACCCACCGCCGGCAGGAATCACCGCACACCGTCAGCCTCCTCCTCGCTCGCCCCGATGGTGGAGCTCTGCCGCAGGCTCGGCCCGGGCAGTACATCTCCGTCCAGGTGCAGCTGCCTGACGGGGCGCGGCAGATCCGCCAGTACAGCCTCACCCGGACGAGTTCGAACGACTCCTGGGCGGTGACGATCAAGGCCGAACCGGGCTGCGCGGAAGCGGGCGTCCCTGCTGGTGAGGTGTCGAACTTCATCCATGGAAATGTCTTCGAAGGCGACCGGGTCCGCTGCTCGCTGCCTTACGGCGACCTCGTCGTCGAAGAGGCCGAGACCCCGCTGCTCCTCGTCTCTGCGGGCATCGGCTGCACCCCGATCCTCGGTGCGCTCAATGACCTCGTGTCCAAGGAATCCCGGCGCGAGGTCACGGTCCTCCACGCCGACCAGTCGATGGCCTCCCACGCCCACCGGCAGGAGATGGCGCAGCTCGTGGCCCAGCTGCCGGGGGCCCGGATGCACCACTGGTACGAACAGCTCGGAGCGCGGGGGACGAGTGAGACCGTCCACGAGGGCTTCATCGATCTCGCCGAGGTGGACGTCCCCGTCGACGCGCAGGTGTACCTGTGCGGTCCGCCCCCATTCATGAAGGCCGTGCGCCGCGGACTCGATGCGCTCGACGTGCCCGAGGACAATATCCACTTCGAGGTCTTCGGCCCTGACACCTGGGCGACCGTGCCCGAGCTCGTCCCCGCCTGA
- a CDS encoding ATPase, T2SS/T4P/T4SS family produces MEATEVITSEVHKRIRDLDVDPRADIQRSRELIRTVIAEYDERSLVADLPLLEDKEATFRHIDHQLSGFGALQDYFDDPHVEEIWVNSPSEVFIAVDGIHQLTTTKLSSGELDDLIERMLRTSGRRVDLSQPFVDAILPDGSRLHVVLPDITRTHPAVNIRKFIARPRNLANLIAHGSLTAGAAEFLDAAVASGANILVSGATQAGKTTMLNALAGSIPARERTISCEEVFELNLPSRDWVPMQCRQPSLEGTGEVTLRALVKEALRMRPTRIIVGEVREAESLDLLVALNSGLPGMGTIHANSARAAITKICTLPLLAGASVRKGVGKWSPSTEHRINGLHESGSKAAIPCHKSFGEVIDGEARKGQRRSGRTDSPMIHHHQQALHSVCHLEGGL; encoded by the coding sequence GTGGAAGCCACCGAAGTCATCACCAGCGAGGTTCACAAACGGATCAGAGATCTCGATGTGGATCCCCGCGCCGATATTCAGCGCTCTCGTGAGCTCATTCGCACCGTCATCGCCGAATACGACGAGCGCAGCCTCGTCGCCGATCTCCCCCTGCTCGAGGACAAAGAGGCGACTTTCCGGCATATCGATCATCAGCTCTCGGGTTTCGGTGCCCTGCAGGACTATTTCGACGATCCGCACGTCGAAGAGATCTGGGTCAACTCACCGAGCGAGGTGTTCATCGCCGTCGACGGAATCCATCAGCTGACGACGACGAAGCTCAGTTCGGGTGAACTCGATGACCTCATCGAGCGGATGCTGCGCACCTCGGGCCGCCGTGTCGATCTGTCGCAGCCGTTCGTCGACGCCATCCTGCCCGACGGGTCCCGTCTGCATGTGGTGCTGCCCGATATCACTCGCACCCACCCAGCTGTGAATATCCGCAAGTTCATCGCCCGGCCGCGCAATCTCGCCAATCTGATCGCGCATGGATCGCTGACGGCCGGGGCCGCCGAGTTCCTCGACGCGGCCGTGGCCAGCGGGGCAAATATCCTTGTCTCCGGGGCCACTCAGGCGGGCAAGACGACGATGCTCAATGCCTTGGCCGGCTCGATTCCGGCCCGTGAACGCACGATCTCCTGCGAAGAGGTCTTCGAACTCAATCTGCCCAGCCGTGACTGGGTCCCCATGCAGTGTCGCCAGCCCTCATTGGAAGGCACCGGCGAAGTCACCCTCCGTGCCCTCGTCAAAGAGGCGCTGCGGATGCGGCCGACGCGCATCATCGTCGGCGAGGTCAGAGAGGCCGAAAGCCTCGACCTCCTCGTGGCATTGAATTCGGGGCTGCCCGGGATGGGCACCATCCACGCGAACTCTGCCCGGGCGGCGATCACGAAGATCTGCACGCTGCCGCTGCTGGCCGGGGCCAGTGTTCGGAAAGGGGTGGGTAAATGGAGCCCGTCAACTGAACATCGAATCAACGGACTTCATGAGAGCGGTTCAAAAGCCGCAATTCCGTGTCACAAATCTTTTGGTGAAGTCATTGACGGCGAAGCCCGTAAAGGACAGCGGCGGAGCGGCCGGACAGATTCACCGATGATTCACCACCATCAGCAAGCTCTTCATAGCGTCTGCCATCTCGAAGGAGGCCTTTAA
- the smpB gene encoding SsrA-binding protein SmpB has protein sequence MPKDTGKKVIARNRKARHDYHIEDTWEAGLVLTGTEVKSLREGRASLTDGFALIFQNEAWLENVYIPEYMQGTWTNHSARRRRKLLLHREEILKISQKVKESGRTLVPLELYFDGSRVKVEIALAKGKREWDKRQALREAQDKREAERAMKSKQYL, from the coding sequence ATGCCGAAGGACACAGGCAAGAAAGTCATTGCGAGGAACCGCAAGGCGCGCCACGACTATCACATCGAAGACACGTGGGAGGCCGGGCTCGTACTCACCGGCACCGAGGTGAAATCGCTGCGCGAAGGTCGAGCCTCGCTCACCGACGGCTTCGCCCTCATCTTCCAGAATGAGGCCTGGCTGGAGAACGTCTACATTCCCGAATATATGCAGGGGACATGGACGAACCACTCGGCCAGGCGCCGCCGCAAACTGCTGCTCCACCGCGAGGAGATCCTCAAGATCTCGCAGAAGGTCAAGGAATCCGGTCGGACCCTGGTTCCGCTCGAGCTCTACTTCGACGGTTCACGCGTCAAGGTCGAGATCGCCCTGGCCAAGGGCAAGCGCGAATGGGACAAGCGTCAGGCTCTGCGCGAGGCGCAGGACAAACGCGAAGCCGAACGCGCCATGAAATCCAAGCAGTACCTGTAA
- a CDS encoding histidine kinase gives MRRLLTRLWLIPVPLTFALELFIGSGWSPILGNVIAVAVGVPILVRAQSRPGRSAPLEWAVLGLLGGLALAAVAATMSLTSLWLSLVALAMLARTSSSRMNIASIVVLAVANIVCPLVMADGATFALMVFALVIAAIAIGLMLRSNDRTLVERQATAAEAERRRIATELHDLIAHEVTGIVVLAQAAGRSDNADLRSTALTKIEDSGTRALEEIRRLVSDARSESRSDTRTDDSPVTASTTASGPDFQPASRTPIATGPQSLRDRIAAFGESATITIEAPTEVAAPVWPVLDRVLVESLTNVRRHAGADVPVTVTVTTEPADLISPESTGNRTGSDGPGALMMTVANGPGAGGIGAGSGTGLSSLRVRVGHLGGRIEAGPEPGGGWSVITRLPLDPRSDHRQGENR, from the coding sequence ATGAGACGACTCCTCACCCGGCTGTGGCTGATCCCGGTCCCGCTGACCTTCGCCCTGGAACTGTTCATCGGCAGCGGTTGGTCACCGATCCTCGGCAACGTCATCGCCGTGGCCGTCGGCGTGCCCATCCTCGTTCGCGCCCAGTCGCGTCCTGGACGGTCTGCACCGCTGGAGTGGGCCGTCCTCGGACTGCTCGGCGGCCTCGCCCTGGCCGCCGTCGCCGCCACGATGAGTCTGACGAGCCTGTGGCTGAGCCTGGTGGCACTGGCGATGCTCGCCCGGACTTCGTCGAGCCGGATGAACATCGCCTCCATCGTCGTTCTCGCAGTCGCGAACATCGTCTGTCCCCTGGTCATGGCCGACGGTGCGACCTTCGCGCTCATGGTGTTCGCCCTGGTCATCGCCGCGATCGCGATCGGACTGATGCTGCGATCGAATGACCGCACGCTGGTCGAGAGACAGGCCACCGCCGCCGAGGCGGAGCGACGTCGCATCGCCACCGAACTCCATGACCTCATCGCCCACGAGGTGACCGGCATCGTCGTCCTCGCCCAAGCCGCCGGGCGCAGCGACAACGCGGACCTGAGGTCGACGGCCCTGACCAAGATCGAAGATTCGGGGACCCGCGCGCTCGAGGAGATCCGCCGACTCGTCTCCGACGCCCGCAGCGAATCCCGCAGCGACACTCGAACCGATGATTCGCCGGTCACGGCGTCGACAACGGCGTCCGGTCCCGACTTCCAGCCCGCTTCCCGCACTCCCATCGCCACCGGCCCGCAGTCCCTGCGTGACCGGATCGCGGCGTTCGGCGAATCCGCGACGATCACGATCGAGGCCCCCACCGAGGTGGCCGCCCCCGTCTGGCCCGTCCTCGACCGTGTGCTTGTCGAATCCCTGACGAACGTGCGCCGTCATGCCGGAGCCGATGTCCCGGTGACGGTCACCGTCACGACTGAGCCCGCCGACCTGATCTCACCAGAGAGCACCGGGAACCGCACCGGATCCGACGGTCCCGGCGCTCTGATGATGACCGTGGCCAACGGACCCGGTGCCGGTGGGATCGGAGCCGGAAGCGGAACGGGACTGAGCAGTCTGCGTGTGAGGGTGGGCCACCTCGGCGGGAGGATCGAAGCGGGCCCCGAACCCGGGGGAGGGTGGAGCGTCATCACACGACTGCCGCTCGATCCACGCAGCGACCACCGACAAGGGGAGAACCGATGA